From the genome of Corallococcus macrosporus DSM 14697:
TGGCAGCAGTCCTTCTACGGCCGCGCCAACGCGAGCTGGGCGCTCACGCCCACGCAGACGTTGCGGCTCGCCTTCGCGCCCACCCTCTCCCGCCGCACCGGCGAGGAGCGGCGGCTGGCCAGCCCCAGTGACGCGGACCCGCTCTCCGCGGACCGGGACATCCTCACCGCCGTCACTGGCCTGGAGTACCAGCTCAACGCCTTCAACGACGCGCTGGAGCTGATTGTCTTCGCCAAGGACTACCTCTACGCGGCCCGGGCCCAGCAGCTTCAACCCACCGGCGCGTGGCTGAGCAAGGACCGCGACCTGCATCAGCTCGGCGGCGGCGCGGCCATCCGGCTGCGCGTGGCCGAGCCCATCTACGTCAAGGTCAGCTACGAGCGCGCCACGCGGCTGCCGCGCATGGACGAGCTGTTCGGCAACGGCGTCCTCGTCCGGGAGAACCTGGACCTGGCGCCGGAGACCAGCCACAACGTGAACGCGGGCCTGGCCACCGCGCCCCTGCGCACCCGGCTGGGCGTGTTCCGGGGAGAGCTGAACGGCTTCGCCCGGCTCGCGCAGGACCTCATCATGCTCGCCGGCAGGGAGCGCGACTGGACGTACCAGAACGTCTACGGGGCGCGGGCGCTGGGCATCGAGGGCGCGACGGGCTGGAGCGCTCCAGGCGGCTGGCTGCACGTGGACGCCAACGCCACCTTCCAGGACATCCGCAACACGTCCAGCCAGGGCACCTTCGGCGCCTTCGAGGGGCAGCGGCTGCCCAACCGGCCCTGGCTCCTCTTCAACGCCACCGCGCGCCTGTCGCTGCGGGGCGTGGCCACCGCGGAGGACGAGCTGTCCCCCTTCTGGACCGCGCGCTACGTCCACGGCTTCTTCCGCAACTGGGGCGGCCTGGGCGCGGCCGGCACGAAGGAGACCATCGACAGCCAGTTCGCCCAGGCCGCGGGGGTTGGCTACAAGGTCCGCCTCAACGGCTTCTCGCTGGGCCTCAGCACCGAGCTGGACAACCTCACCGACGCGAGGCTGTTCGACTTCTTCGGCGTCCAGCGGCCCGGCCGCTCGGGCTGGCTCAAGGCCACCGTGGAGTACTGAAGCACGGCGCCGCCCGCGTCATGCACACGCGGGCGGCACCGGGGACGGCGGGCTCAGCGCACCTTCACGAACTGGTAGGCCCAGCCCAGCGTCTCGAAGCGCTTCACCGCGGTGCCGTTGCCGTTCAGCTCCCACACGGCGGTGGACGCGTAGTCCGCGGTGGGCAGCAGCAGGAAGGTCCGCCCCTCGATGGTGAAGGCGTAGTAGCCGCCCGCAATCCAATCCAGGCCTTCAATGGGCGCGCCCTCGCCCGTCTCCACGTTCACCTGCCACAGCTTCCAGTGCATGCCGTTGGTGACGTCGGCCGCCGTCGGCGCCTCGCTCAGCGTCGGGCTGTCGTCATGGAAGGCCGCCACCACGCCCACGTTGTTGCCCAGGTACCGGAACGCCGCCGTCTGGCGCCCGCCCACCATGGACGACAGCGAGTGCTCCCAGTCCCCGTCAATGGCGCGCGTGTTCGCATTGAAGCGCACCGCGCAGGTCTCCGGGGCGGTGTCGTCCACCACGGGCGCGCCCGCGCTGAACACCCAGTTGCTGAAGTAGATGTTGCCGTTCTCGTCCTTCGTGGCCACGTCCAGGCCCGGGCACGGCGCCTCCAGCAGCTCCACCAGGCTGTCATCCGCGTGGGAGTAGACGGCAATCTGCGAGCTGGGGGAGAAGCGGTAGTAGTTGGCGTCCGTCCAGTAGAAGGGCTGGAACGAGTAGCCGCCATGCGCCACCACGCCGCGGTCGAAGCTGGCCTTCACCACCAGCCCGTCGCGCTCCGTCACCAGCCCCGGCGACTCCACCGGGCCGGAGATGGTCATCGCCTCCGGGTTCCACACGATGCGCCGGGACTCCTCCAACTGCATGTACGCGGACGTCCCGTCCACGAAGTGGTTGTGGTACAGCGGCGCCGTCGTCAGGCCATAGTTGGCGAAGCTGATACGCCCCGACTCCTGGAAGCGCCCGCTGTCGAACACCGTGTACCGGGTGAGCTCGGGCGCCTCGCCCGCGCCGACGAAGAGCTTGCCGTCCACGGCGCCAATCGTCGCGAAGCCGGAGTGCTCGCTCGCCTGCTCCAGGTCGATGCTCGTCACGTCGAGCGAGTTGAACACGCTCACGTACGTGGCCGAGCCGGACTGCCCGAAGACGGACGTGGCCAGGCTGTACACCGGCCCGGTCTCCGTCTCATCGGGGGTCGGCGTGGGCTCCGGGTCCGACGAGCCGCACGCGGTCAGCGAGGCCGCGAGGAGGATGAGGGACGAGGTGGATGCAGTCGCCAGACAGCTGCGCTTGCGCATGGGCTTCTCCAAGAAGGGTACAGCGTGGTCTCAGGCGGGCACCGCGGCGGGCATCGCCGTCGGGGCCTTCTTCTGAAGTCGGGAGATGGCGTGGCCCGCGCCGGCCAGCAGCGCCGCGAGCAGGAAGAGCCCCAGCTCGGTCGCGAGCACGAACGCGGAGTCCGCGGTCAGGGGGAGCCGCTGCATCCGGGCCGCGTCGATGAAGGGCACGGCGAAGAGCCCCGCGCTGGCGAGGAGGAGCAGGCGCTGGGCGGACCCGGCGGGAGCGCCGCCCACCCACGCGAAGGCCACGCACAGCGCCCAGGCCACGAAGAAGGCGGCGTGCTCCCACCGGGGACGGTCCGCCAGCTCCGCGGGCACCAGTTGGTTCGCCAGGAAGAGCACCGCCACCGCCACCGGGAGCCCGGCGCACACGCCCGACGTCAGCTTCGCGAGCACGGTGTCGAAGCGGCTCTTGCCCTGCAGGCGCCGCCGCTCCAGCCAGAGCAGGTTGCCCGCGAGGATGCCGAACGCCATCAGCCAGGAGAGCAGCGCGTAGAGCACCTTCGCGGGGAAGCCGGCCCAGGTCGCGAAGTGCAGCCCGTACAGCGGGTCCATCACCTGCGTGTAGAGCGTGCCGCCGCCCGTCTCCCGCGACCAGAGGACCTCACCGTCACGTGCCACCCGCAGGTGCGTGAAGGCGTGCAGCGAGCCCTCCATCTCTCCCGGAAGATGGACCGTGCCGTTGGCGTCGCCCAGGTGGTCGAAGAAGAACCAGCTGTGCTCCGACTGGGGGAAGCGCGCCTTGGCCAGCGCCAGCGCCTGGGCCAGGTCGGGAGGGCCGCCGGGCTGTCCGGAGGGCGCGGGCGGCGTGGGCCAGTCCACGGCCACCTCGATGGCGTTCGCGTCACCGTCCAGCGCGGAGGACACCACCGCCGGCGAGTACCAGTCCGACAGGCAGAGGATTCCGCCGGTGAGGGCGAAGACGAAGAGGAAGGGCGAGCTGATGACGCCAATCACCTTGTGCGCGTCCGACCAGAGCGCCCGGCGTGACGTCTCCGGGCGGAACTGCACCAACTCCCGCGCCAGCCGCCCCAGTTGGAGGAGCACGCCGGTGACGACGAGCAGCAGCAGCACCCCGGAGGCGATTCCCGCCAGGTACTTGCCGAAGGGCAGCGGCTCCAGGAAGTGCATCGCGTTGAGGAACTCGCCCAGGTCGCTGCGCTCGCCGAGCTGCTGGCCGGACACCGGGTCCAACCAGGTGGAGTGGATGGCGCCGTCGGGCGACATGCGCCACAGCCGCATCCAGGGCTCCTCGGCGGTGGGCAGGGAGATGCCGAACCAGAGGGGCTTCGCCGCGGTCTCCGCCTCCGCCAGCGTCTGGGCCAGTTGGACGGCCTGCGCCTCCGGCACCGCGATGGGCGCCCGGAACGTGGGCTCCTGCCACGGCGCCAGCTCCTCCGCGAAGAGCGCGAAGGAGCCCAGGAAGAAGAGCACGAAGAGAATCAGTGACGACAGCACGCCCGCCCAGGCGTGCGCGTCCCAGAGGATGGAGTACGACCGGGGAGACAGCTTCACGTGAGCACCAGGATGACCGACGACACCACCGCCACCAGCGCCGAGCCCGCCCAGGCCCGCGCGCCGCTCCGGGCCAGCAGCGCCAGACACGCCGCGGCGGCCATGGCCGGCAACGCGACGAGGTAGGCGAGCAGGTACCGGACGTCCAGGGAGGCGGGCAGCACCGCCGCCAGCGCCAGCGTCGCCAGCACCGCGGCCGCGGGCGCCACCGTCACCGCGGCGCTGATGCGCGCCGCGCCATGTTCATGCTTCTGAGCCATCAGCGCGTCCCCACCCAGGCCAGCACCAGCCCCACCGCGCTGAGCGGCACCGCCCACCGCGTGGCGCGCGGCCACAGCGGCCCACACAGCGCCAGCACCGGCGTGGCCAGCATCACCACCACCGTGGCCGTCGTCAGCCCCACGCCGGGCCCCTGCGCCTTCACGCCCACGGCCACGCCCACCAGGCACGCCACGGCGCCCACGCCGCGCGCCCACCCACGGTGACGCGTCAGGACGCTCTGGGGAGCGCGGGCCGTGACGGACAGGAGCACGGCGATGCCCAGCAGGATGAGCAGGGTCGAGACCGCCATGTTCTCCTCGGAACAAAGCGCTACTGAGAATCACTCTCAATATCGGAACAAGGCCATATGAAACCCGGCCGCGTGACGATGTCAAGGCATGCGCTCAGACGAGGAAGGCGCGCTGGCTCGGCATACCGCGCACAGCGGGACGGAGCCGCGCGAGGCCCCGTCCCGCGGTGTCACCCTCCGTCAGGGCTGGGCGGTGGGCCGGACGATGATTTCGTTCACGTCCACGTCGTCGGGCTGCTCGATGGCGAAGGCGATGCTCCGGGCAATGGCCTCGGGTGGAATCGCCACCTTCCGGTACTCGCGCATGGCCTCGCGCGCGCCCGGGTCGGAGATGGTGTCGGCCAGCTCGGACGTCGTCACGCCCGGTGAAATGACGGTGACCCGGATGTCACCGCCGACCTCCTGGCGCAGCCCCTCGGAGAGGGCGATGACGGCGTACTTGGTCGCGCAGTACACGGCGGCCGTGGGCACCACCAGGTGGCCGCCAATGGAGGAGACGTTGATGAACTGGCCGGAGCGCTGCGCCTTCAGGATGGGCAGCCCCGCGGCGATGCCGTGCAGGACGCCGCGGAGGTTGACGTCAATCATCCGGTCCCACTCGTCGACCTTGAGCTCGTCCAGCCTGGACAGCGGCATCACGCCCGCGTTGTTGATGATGACGTCGATGCGGCCGTGCTCGGCGCGGGCGAAGTCCATGAAGGACGCCACGTCCTCCCGCTTCGTGACGTCCAGCTTCCGGTAGCGCGCGGAGCCGCCCTCCGCGTGAATGGCGGCCACCAGGACTTCCAGCCGGTCCGTCCGGCGCGCGCCCAGCACGACGTGCGCCCCGCGCCGCGCGAGCAGGCGAGCGGTCGCCTCCCCGATTCCGCTGCTCGCTCCGGTGATGGCAACGACCTTTCCTTCAATTCCAGACATGTGGATGCGCCTCGTGACTGCGATGTGGATGAGCGCAATCTGCGCGCTGGCGCCCCGCGAGCAGTACGCCAATGCTGCCGGGTTCTTGCCCAATCCTGCACGGATGGGTGAATCCCCCTGCCCCGGCGGCAGGGGCGGCGTACGCTCCACCCCACGATGCTGGCACTCCCCTCCTCCTCCCCTCCGGCCGAGCTGGCACGCCTGATGGAGAGGCACACGCCCGCGGACGGCATCCACCCGACGGCCATCCCGCGCGTGTTCCTGATTCGCGCCGCCCGGCCGAGCGAGCCGCTGCATGCCTTGCATGAACCTGCGCTGTGCATCGTCGCGCAGGGCCGCAAACAGGTCCTGCTCGCCGACGAGCTCTTCGTCTACGGCCCGGAGCAGTGCCTGGTCGTCTCCGTGGACCTCCCCGTCACGGGGCAGGTCATCGAGGCCACGCCCAGGTCGCCATACCTGTGCCTCCGCGTGGACCTGGACCCGGGGCAGCTCAGCGCCGTGATGCTGGAGGCCGCGCTGGAGCCCTCCGGCCCCAAGCCGCGGGGGCCGGGCATGTCGTTGAGTCCGGCCGAGCCGGCCCTGCTCGATGCGGCCACGCGGCTCGTGCGCCTCCTGGACTCGCCCCGGGACATCTCCTTCCTGGCGCCCCTCTTCATCCGGGAGATGGTGTACCGGCTGCTGGCGAGCGACCACGGCGCGCGCCTGCGGCACATCGCGCTGGCCGGAGAGCGGCTGGACTCCGTCAACCGGGCCATCACCTGGCTCAAGCACCACTACACGGAGCCGCTGCGCATCGAGCAGCTCGCGCGCGTGGCGCACATGAGCACCTCCGCGCTCCACCACCACTTCAAGAGCCTCACCGCCATGAGCCCGCTCCAGTACCAGAAGCACCTGCGCCTCCAGGAGGCGCGGCGGCTGATGCTGGGGCAGGCGCTGGACGCGGCCTCGGCGGGACACTCCGTGGGCTATGAGAGCCCGTCCCAGTTCAACCGGGAGTACAGCCGCCTGTTCGGCGCGCCGCCCGCGCGGGACATCTCCCGGCTGCGTGGCACGCTCCAGGGGCACGCCCAGCGGGCCAATGCGTCAACTTGACGCACACGCCCCGGCCACCGCCGGGGTATGACGAGCCGGTGTCCACCGCGCCGACCCACGCAGGTGCGCCGCCCGACACCCTGGGCTCGCGCCCGCCGCGCTCCACCTTCCAGCGCTCGCCCGAGGACATGGCGGCGCGGCTGTCCTCCAGCGACATCGCGCTCGGCTGGCTGGTCCGCCTGCGCTGGCACGCCGTCACCGGCCAGGCGCTGACGGTGGGTGTCGCGGCGCGGGGGCTGGGGCTGGCGCTCCCCGTGACGCCGCTGCTGGCCCTGGTGGCCATGACGGCGGTGTCCAACCTGCTGCTGGCGCTCTGGCTCCGCCGCGAGCCCGAGGTCCGCCCCGGGCTGCTGGGCGCCGTGCTCGCGTTCGACACCGTGCTGCTCACCGGCCTGCTCGCGCTGTCCGGAGGGCCGGCCAACCCGTTCAGCATGCTGTACCTCGTCCACGTGACGCTGGCGGCCATCGTGCTGGGGCCCCGCTGGACGGTGCTCATCGCGCTGCTGTCCGTGCTGGGCGCCTCCAGCCTCTTCGCCTTCCACGTCCCGCTGCCGGACTCGGTGAATCCGCCGGGTGCCCACGGCCTGGACTCGCTCCACGTCGTGGGCATGTGGGTCGCCTTCACGCTCACCGCGCTCATCATCGCCTTCGTCGTGGCCCGCGTGGCCGCCGCGCTGAGGAACAGGCAGGCCGCGCTGGCGCGCACGCAGCGGCTGGCGGCGCGCGCGGAGAAGCTGGCGTCGCTGTCCACGCTGGCGGCCGGCGCGGCGCACGAGCTGAGCACGCCGCTGGGCACCATCGCCATCGCGGCCAATGAGCTGGACGCGCTCATCCTGGAGGCCCCCCAGGAAGCCCTGGAGGACGCCCGCCTCATCCGGGACGAGGTGGAGCGCTGCCGGGACATCCTGGAGCGCATGAGCGCCCGCGCCGGCCAGACGCTGGGCGAGGTGCCCGAACAGACGACGCCGGGCGACGTGCTCGCGCGCATCCAGGAACAGCTCGGCGCCGCCGACCAGGCCCGCCTCCGGCTCGAGCCCGGCCCAAACCAGCCCTTCTGGTGTCCCGTGCGGGGACTGGTGCAGGTGCTGACGAACCTGGTGCGCAACGGGCTGCAGGCCAGCGAAGGCGCCCAGGCGCCTGTCGTGGTGTCCGCGCACCGCGAGACGGACCGCCTGCGCTTCGTCGTGGAGGACCAGGGCACCGGCATCCCCCGCGAGCTGCTACCCCGGCTGGGCGAGCCCTTCTTCACCACCAAGCCCGCGGGCCAGGGCATGGGCCTGGGTCTGTTCCTCACCCAGACCTACGCCGAGCTGTGTGGAGGCCGCCTGGAGCTCAGCTCCGAGGAGGGCCAGGGGACGCGCGCGACGCTGGAGCTGCCGCTGCGGAGGGAGCCGGTCCATGTCACCGTCACCGGCTGAGGCCTCCGCCACGGTGCTCGTCGTCGACGACGACGAGCGCTTCCGCGAACGCCTGGTGCGCGCCTTCGTGCGGCACGGCTTCCAGGCCCAGGGCGCGGCCACCACGCAGGCGGCGCTCGGGGCCGCGCGGACGCTGCGCCCGCGCTACGCCGTGGTCGACCTGCGCCTGCCCGACGGCTCCGGCCTGGAGCTGGTGCGCGAGCTGAAGGCGCTGGACGCGAACACCACCGTCGTGGTGCTGACGGGCTACGGCAGCATCGCCACGGCGGTGGAGGCCGTGCGGCGAGGCGCCACGCACTACCTGGCCAAGCCCGCGGACGTGGACGACATCCTGCTCGCCTTCGCGGGCGCCACCCTCCCCTCCGGGCAGGAGGCCGCGCTCACCCACGAGGTGCCCTCACTGGCGCGCGCGGAGTGGGAGCACATCCAGCGGGTGCTGGCCGACTGTGGGGGCAACATCTCCCAGGCCGCCCGGCTCCTGCGCATCCAACGGCGCAGCCTGCAACGCAAGCTGGCCAAGTACCCCGTTCCCAAGTGAGCGCCGCGGGGTGCGTCAGCAAGACGCACGAAACGCGGCGGCCAGCCCTGTAGGGTGAAGGTGTCAGGAGGTCCGATGTCCGCGCCACGCTGGAGTGCGCTGCTGCTCAGCATCACGTTGTCCGCCGGAGGGTGCACCAAGACGCCCACCGACGCGGGCTGGAAGGAAGCCGATGGGGGCATCCAGTGCCGGGGGCTCGAGCACCTGGCATGCACGGGCCTCTACGGCGAGGGCGGCACGGGCTGGGCCACCAAGGCGCTTCCGCCCGAGGTCCGCCCCTACGAGCCCGGCCTCCAGCTCTGGAGCGACGGGCTGGACAAGGCGCGCTTCATCTACCTGCCGCCCGGCACGCAGGTGGACACGTCCAAGAGCGACGAGTGGCGCTTCCCGGTGGGCACGAAGCTCTGGAAGGAGTTCAGTTGGAAGGGGCGGCGCATCGAGACGCGCTTCCTCTGGAAACGCCCCAAGGGAGGCTGGCTGCGCACCACCTACCGGTGGAGCGACGACGGGAAGACGGCGCTCGAGTTGACCGGCGGCGAGAGGGACGTGCCCGGCACGGAGGGCTACGAAATCCCCAGCCAACTGGCCTGCCAGTCCTGTCACAAGGGGCGCGGCGACGAGGTGCTCGGCTTCGAGGCCATCGCGCTGGCGCATGACGGCGCCCGCGGCCTCACGCTGGCGAAGCTGGTGGAGGAGGGACGCCTGAGCCATCCCCCCGCGAAGGCGCCCCGCATCCCTGGCACGCCGGCGGAGCAGGCCGCCCTGGGCTACCTGCACATGAACTGCGGCGTGTCATGCCACAGCGACAACCGCATGGCGCTGGGCAGCGGCTCCGGCCTGCACCTGCGCCTGGAAGCGGAGGAGCTTGGCACCGTGCAGGCGACGGACACCTGGCGCACGTCCGTGAATGTGAAGGCCTTCGTCCAGACGGGGGGCCTGTTCGGAGAAACCTCGCAGCGCGTCGCCCCGGGCGACGTCAAACGCAGCTCGCTGCTCCACCGCATGAGCCAGCGCGGGGACGCCCTCCAGATGCCGCCGCTGGGCACCCGCGTGGTGGACGAACAGGGCCGGGCGCTCATCCAGCGTTGGATTGAGGCGATGCCCGCGAAGAAGGAAGGGTAGGCGCCCATGCTCTATTCAGTGGTGTTGCTCCTCCACTCCTGGCTGCGCTGGGCGGTGGTGGTGGTGGGCGTGCTCGCGCTGGTGAAGGCGCTGCTCGGGTGGGCGCGCGGAAAGGCTTGGACGCCGGGCGACCGCGGGCTCCAGCTCGCCTTCGTCTCCGCCTTCGACCTCCAGATGCTGCTGGGGATGACGCTCTATTTCGCGCTCAGCCCCATCACCCCGCGGAGCCTGGACGCGCTGAAGACGAGCATGTCCGTGGGCCACCTGCGATTCTTCGGACTGGAGCACCCGCTGCTGATGCTCCTGGCCCTGACAGCGGCGCATGCGGCCTCCGCGATGACGCGGCGGGAGGCCCCCTCCCGGACCCGGCACCGCACCTGGGCCGTGGGGCTCCTGCTGGCCATGCTGTTCGTCGCCATGGCCATTCCCTGGCCCGGCCTGTCCCACGGCCGGCCCCTGCTCCGGGGGTTCTAACGTGTGGCGCGCCTCAGCCCGGAGAGCGAGGCACGCCCCTGCGTCTGACTAGGCTTTCACCCATTTGCTCTGAAGGACGTCCCAGCGCATCTCCTTGCCCTGGAGCGGCTCGGCCTGGTTGCTCGCGAAGCTCCCCGTCTCCTTCACGTTCACGCAGCCGATGGCCTGCAGATAGGCGATACAGTCCTTGGTGAACTGATTGGACTGGTCGTGGTTGTGGGCCCCCATGGCGCCATACATCTTCGAGCTGCCAGGACCGTCGTAGGTGAAGTTCTGCACGTAGTACAAAGGCATGTCAGTCGCTCCCCTGAAGGCATTCGTTGCCCTCAGGACTATCGCACCTTCCGTCCTCCCCGTGAAAGTCCACCCGGAGGGCCCCCCTGTGCGGCAGCCCTCCAGCGCCGCGTCAGGCCTTCAACGCCGCCACCAGGTCGCCCGCGGCCAGGCGGGTGACGTCCTGCGCGGAGGTATGGCGAAAGCGCAGCGCGTAGCCTTCACTGCCGGCAGGGAGCGCGGGCATGTCCTCCTGCCCCGCGAAGAACGTGGGCGCCGTGCCGGGCATGAAGCGAGGAGCGGTGGCGTCCGCTTCCATGGCCCGCACCCGCCGCAGGAAGCCGGCGGTGTCCTCGTCAGCGGCCCGCTTCAGGACGGACACGAAGCCATCCCGGCGCCGGACCTGCACCGTGCGGCTGCGCGCGGCGGCATGGAGGCAGGCCAGCTCCCAGAGCGTGGGACGGGCACCGGAGCCGAAATAGGCCAGGGTGTCCTTGCCCAGGTGCGCGAGCTCGCCCCGCGACCTGCGCACGCTCTGGAAGCCATCCTCGGGAGGGACCTTCACGTCCACCCAGCGGAGCTGCTTCTCGGCGAGGTCGATGACCAGCGGCACCGAAATCTTCGCGCTCCCTTGCAGGTCGAAGCGCTGCTCCACCGCGCGAGCATCGAAGTGCGGTCCGCCCTCCCCGTCCCGGACCATGAAGCCCGCGAACGCGTCCTCCATCCGGTCGAACGAGACGCTGTTGAAGGAGAACACCACCGGGATGGCGTAGCGCACGCCCCGCGCCAGCAGCCGCGGCGCATGGACATCCAGGAACTCGGCGCCGCCCAGCGGCAGCGGCCCGGACGTGACGTCCCCCGAATGCACCGCGGCGTCGTCCTCCAGGCGCAGGTTCGTGAAGTCACACAGGTCCACCAACCACCAGTCCTTGTCGTAGAAGGCCACCGACAGGTCCAGGTCCACCCGGACGCCCTTGGGCTCCGTCCAGTGGACGAAGAAGCGCAAGGTCTTCCCTTCCGGCAGCGGCAGCACGCTTCCACGCGGAACCGCCACGAGCGCCCGGGAGGCCGTCTTCTCCGCCAGCGGCACGAGCAGGTCGCCCAGGGACTCGTCGAGCACGGCTCGAGGAAAGGACGGGAGGGCTTCCGCCCGGCGCAGCAGCTCCCGCTCCAGCGGCGCCACCAACTGGCCAATGACGTCACCGGGGAGCAAGGGACGCCGGTCCTCCATGCCCCAGGCGTGGGTGGCTTCGCCCTTGGGGAAGAACACGCGCCGTGCGAACGGCTGGTGCCGCTGACGCAGGTGCGCCACGAGAGTGAGCAACAGCCCCGGCGCGGCCCGAGGCAGCACGGCGTCGAGCGCCGCGAGCAACTCCGGGGCGAGCGAGGCGGAGCCCGACTGCGCCACGGACAGGCGGCTCACATGGTCCAACCGGCGCAGCAGCTCGCCGGGCCGCTGCCGCAGCAGCCGCAGCGCGCCGCGGACATCTCGGCGCTCCAGCGCCATCTCGACCTGCGAGGCCCAGGAATAGAAGGAGAGGCGGAGCCCTCCGTCGACTTCCACTCGGCCGAAGGCCGCCGGGTGCTCGCGGGCCAGCGCCAGCGCCGCCGCGCCGAACGGCGTCTCCGGCACCAACACCGTCTCACGCAGAACGGCGAACGCGAGCGCGACCTTCGGATGGCGCGGCCACTCCTCGAAGACGTGCAGGAGCTTCGCCTGGGCCTTCCACAGGTCCCGGTGGCGCCGGAGGTCCTCGGTGAGATTCAACAGGGAGAGGCCTTCCAACATCCGCAGCACGGCGCGCCGGACCGGACGCGGAGGGCTCTTCAGGGGCACCTTGGCGGTGAGGTCGGGATTGCCGCCCGCCCACGCGACGAGCACCCGGAGCACATCCGTGGCCGTCTTCACATGGGCCGCGGCGCTGGCCAGCACGTCGCCCGCCGTCCGGGCATCCCGAAGCAGGGTCCCCATGACGCACGCCAGCGTCTCCTTCACCGGGATGCGCGGCGGGAGCCACTCCAGGATGCGCACACCGAAGGAAGAGACGAACATCTGCAACAACATCGTCTCGCGCGGATGCAACACCGAGGACCGGGACACCAGGCGCCGCAGCACCTGACTCGCCGCGGCCTCCGGGTCGGTGCCCAGCGACAGCCGCGTCAGCCGGCCGGCGGTCTGCTGATACAAGAACCCGGTGTCCTTGAGCTCCGTGGGCTTGAGGAACGGCTCCGACGGCGACAGGCGGCGGTGGCAGATGGGACACGCGCTGTAGTCGTGCCCATTGAAACACCGCTCGCAGACCAGATGGGCACACGGTGACAGCGCCCGCACCGTGCCCTGCGCACCACAGTGGATGCACGGCTGTTCGGGGGACTGAAACAACCACCCCAGCATCCGCTGCACGTACAGGTGCTGGGTGTCGTGCGGCACGCTCTCGGGGAAGTTCCGGAACAAGGGGACGAAGGGCCGGTTCGAGCCCAGGAGCGCCGCGCAGTTGTCGTAGATGAAGCGGCCGGACGCCGCCATGACCTCGGTGGGCAGCGCGAGCAGCGCCTCCCTCAGCTTGCCATCCAGCGTGTAGCCCACCCCCGCGAGGTCCGCCTCCAGGGCCTCCAGGCCCTGCTCCCGCGCCTGCGTGTCACCACTGGGAGCGAGCCCCGAGGGGAGGAAGACAAGCCCCGTGGTCCGGAGC
Proteins encoded in this window:
- a CDS encoding MXAN_6230/SCO0854 family RING domain-containing protein; this translates as MGSPSLELTGAATALLLRTTGLVFLPSGLAPSGDTQAREQGLEALEADLAGVGYTLDGKLREALLALPTEVMAASGRFIYDNCAALLGSNRPFVPLFRNFPESVPHDTQHLYVQRMLGWLFQSPEQPCIHCGAQGTVRALSPCAHLVCERCFNGHDYSACPICHRRLSPSEPFLKPTELKDTGFLYQQTAGRLTRLSLGTDPEAAASQVLRRLVSRSSVLHPRETMLLQMFVSSFGVRILEWLPPRIPVKETLACVMGTLLRDARTAGDVLASAAAHVKTATDVLRVLVAWAGGNPDLTAKVPLKSPPRPVRRAVLRMLEGLSLLNLTEDLRRHRDLWKAQAKLLHVFEEWPRHPKVALAFAVLRETVLVPETPFGAAALALAREHPAAFGRVEVDGGLRLSFYSWASQVEMALERRDVRGALRLLRQRPGELLRRLDHVSRLSVAQSGSASLAPELLAALDAVLPRAAPGLLLTLVAHLRQRHQPFARRVFFPKGEATHAWGMEDRRPLLPGDVIGQLVAPLERELLRRAEALPSFPRAVLDESLGDLLVPLAEKTASRALVAVPRGSVLPLPEGKTLRFFVHWTEPKGVRVDLDLSVAFYDKDWWLVDLCDFTNLRLEDDAAVHSGDVTSGPLPLGGAEFLDVHAPRLLARGVRYAIPVVFSFNSVSFDRMEDAFAGFMVRDGEGGPHFDARAVEQRFDLQGSAKISVPLVIDLAEKQLRWVDVKVPPEDGFQSVRRSRGELAHLGKDTLAYFGSGARPTLWELACLHAAARSRTVQVRRRDGFVSVLKRAADEDTAGFLRRVRAMEADATAPRFMPGTAPTFFAGQEDMPALPAGSEGYALRFRHTSAQDVTRLAAGDLVAALKA